One Dermacentor albipictus isolate Rhodes 1998 colony chromosome 10, USDA_Dalb.pri_finalv2, whole genome shotgun sequence genomic window, ACggcggcgaaaatgcagtcgTTGACATAGAGAACAGGCTGCAATGGGAGGAGAGTGCGCCCATCAgacctctggacagcccaggacCGAATTCTCCGTCCACGTGCAGCCCGGCCTCCAGCAGTCCGGCCTCTCCCAGTCCGGCATCCTCCAGCCCGGCCTCCTCCAGCCCGGCCTCCTCCAGCCCTGCCATCAACAGTGCCACCCCTGCTAGTGTGGCTACTACAAGCCGGGGTCCAAAGAGGAAGGCG contains:
- the LOC135904209 gene encoding uncharacterized protein, with product MEMINGGENAVVDIENRLQWEESAPIRPLDSPGPNSPSTCSPASSSPASPSPASSSPASSSPASSSPAINSATPASVATTSRGPKRKAGDDFKQQILAEHKLLREQLVASHQRQYEQRERHMQMQEKFFNSMSKYLEISSK